The window TGCCAACGGTATAGGCTGTCCAAGCAGGATAGATCGCATGGATCAGCTGCTCGCGAAAATCGCTGCGTTGACTCTGGAGTTGTCGGAACTGTTGCTCCAGCGTGTGACCGAGTGAAATGGGTCCAAAATTTGCGTTGAATGTCAGGCGCGCTAGCGCGCCACGTTGTTGCCATTCGTCCTCGTGCGAACGAACGATCGCATCGAGTTGGGCAAGCTGGCTTTCTTTGACAAACAAACAAAAGCTCAAGTCGATGCCTTTGGGTGGAAGCCAGCCGTCTGCCATCACCACCGGTGCGACGCCCAGTTCCATGGCTTCGAACATGCGAATGCTCGACGGGCTGGCGCCTCGTGGACACAAGGCAAACTTTGAGGCTCTCATCGTTTCGATGTAGACGCGTTGTTGAGCGCTCTTGTCGACCTTGCCGCCCGCGTCGTGTGACCAATGCTGATAGAAGTCGGTCGGCGCGACCTTGACGTCCGCCTGATCAGTTGATTTGTAGTGCCGGAAAATACGTTTGCGCAGCATCGAGGTGCTGCCCCCGATGAAGCTATAGAGAAAATCTTTCTGCATCGGCTCATCGATCAATCTGTCGATCCACATGTTGCGTTTGCCTTGGGCGGCAAAGAGGGAGGTGTAGGGACTGCAGGTCAGCGCCCGATGCCGAGACAGGAATGTGGTGTGGTTGGATGCATAGAGTGCCGGAATGTAGAAGTCGGTGACATCTGAATCTGAAATCGCTACGCATTTCTTCGGAAATCTCTTGTAAGCCTCGATCTTTCTAATCGATCTGGGGGTGCCATCACTCAAAATAATGATGTCTGCTTGTGCAGGATCGGCTGTCAAAATGACGTTTTCGAACTGCTGGAGAATGTCAGTCAACTCACGATAGTGATCTTGGTGGGAACAGCCAGCAA of the Comamonadaceae bacterium OTU4NAUVB1 genome contains:
- a CDS encoding glycosyltransferase family 47 protein — its product is METSSNAVDGHCFQLKKALMIFLHVAGCSHQDHYRELTDILQQFENVILTADPAQADIIILSDGTPRSIRKIEAYKRFPKKCVAISDSDVTDFYIPALYASNHTTFLSRHRALTCSPYTSLFAAQGKRNMWIDRLIDEPMQKDFLYSFIGGSTSMLRKRIFRHYKSTDQADVKVAPTDFYQHWSHDAGGKVDKSAQQRVYIETMRASKFALCPRGASPSSIRMFEAMELGVAPVVMADGWLPPKGIDLSFCLFVKESQLAQLDAIVRSHEDEWQQRGALARLTFNANFGPISLGHTLEQQFRQLQSQRSDFREQLIHAIYPAWTAYTVGKAMARRQLRALVLAAFRRAGRSFPYELNR